A stretch of Calditrichia bacterium DNA encodes these proteins:
- a CDS encoding PQQ-binding-like beta-propeller repeat protein, with amino-acid sequence MKKTYLSINIAVYGLLFICAAAIAQSGSPEVSAANNDWPMFRGNAQMTGVSNAELPEQLDLIWRFQTDDEIVSTAAIVGERVFVASADGHLYALDLVSGEQIWKYAANGDIKSSPTVADGTVFFGDGDGMLHAVSAENGSLKWQFQTEGEIISSVNISGEWLVFGGYDQYIYCLNRETGALRWQLETENYVHSTAAIFDENAVLAGCDGVLRLINLQTGMQTDSLNLGGYVAATAAIVAGEAYLGTYDNRVLAITLAPLEIRWEYIHPQRKFPFYASAAVTDEWVFAGGRDKLIHAINRETGRAQWTFETRSKIEASPVVANDDLILATERGNIHRLSVSTGQEKWQFTAGSAIVASPAIAAGKMVIGTGDGEVLCFGAAEKK; translated from the coding sequence ATGAAAAAAACATATCTATCAATAAATATTGCAGTTTATGGGCTGCTGTTTATATGCGCAGCGGCGATTGCTCAATCCGGTTCACCCGAAGTTTCCGCCGCCAACAATGATTGGCCGATGTTTCGGGGCAACGCCCAAATGACCGGCGTGAGCAACGCCGAATTACCTGAACAGCTCGATTTGATCTGGCGATTTCAGACGGACGACGAAATTGTCAGCACCGCCGCCATTGTTGGCGAACGGGTTTTCGTTGCGTCGGCGGATGGGCATTTGTACGCGCTGGATCTGGTATCGGGCGAACAGATTTGGAAATATGCTGCGAATGGGGATATCAAATCGTCGCCGACAGTAGCGGACGGCACCGTTTTTTTTGGTGATGGCGATGGTATGTTGCATGCCGTTTCCGCGGAAAACGGTTCGCTGAAATGGCAATTTCAAACCGAAGGCGAGATTATTTCATCGGTGAACATTTCCGGCGAGTGGCTGGTTTTCGGCGGATACGACCAGTACATCTATTGTTTGAATCGCGAAACCGGCGCATTGCGCTGGCAGTTGGAAACGGAAAATTATGTGCACAGCACCGCCGCAATTTTCGATGAAAATGCCGTTCTCGCCGGATGTGACGGCGTGTTGCGATTGATTAATCTGCAAACCGGCATGCAAACCGATTCGTTGAATCTGGGTGGTTACGTTGCCGCCACCGCCGCCATTGTCGCTGGCGAAGCTTATCTGGGCACATATGATAACCGGGTGTTGGCGATTACGCTGGCGCCGCTGGAAATTCGCTGGGAATACATTCATCCGCAGCGAAAATTTCCATTTTATGCATCTGCTGCAGTTACGGACGAATGGGTGTTCGCCGGCGGGCGGGATAAACTGATTCACGCCATCAACCGCGAAACCGGGCGTGCGCAGTGGACATTCGAAACCCGATCAAAAATCGAGGCGTCGCCGGTTGTTGCCAATGATGATCTCATTTTAGCAACCGAACGTGGCAATATTCATCGCCTCTCGGTGAGCACGGGACAGGAAAAATGGCAATTCACCGCCGGTTCGGCAATTGTTGCATCTCCGGCAATCGCCGCCGGAAAAATGGTGATCGGCACCGGCGATGGCGAAGTGCTCTGTTTTGGCGCAGCCGAAAAAAAATAG
- the serC gene encoding 3-phosphoserine/phosphohydroxythreonine transaminase, producing MMQRIFNFSAGPATLPLPVLHQVQEELVNFRGQGMSLMEMSHRSKTFDEVLNEAASLILDIMGFSDDYQVVFMQGGATGQFAAVPLNLSVDGRVGEYVDSGSWAIKAYKEAVQLGKPARVVASSKSSNHNHIPTDFKAGSDAAYLHICSNNTIFGTQFQDYPDTGDVPLIADMSSDLYCRRFDPKKFALIYAGAQKNAGPAGVTITIIRKDLLDRCPSNIPTVFNYKTIAEGNSMYNTPPTFPIYVVGLVMKWIKSQGGIDKIESANRKKAGLLYDALDAGDFYKPHAQKNSRSLMNITWRLPNEDLEKKFVAEATAQHMSGLKGHRSVGGIRASIYNAMPTEGVQTLVAFMKEFERTNG from the coding sequence ATTATGCAACGAATTTTCAATTTTAGCGCCGGACCGGCAACGCTGCCGCTACCCGTTTTACATCAGGTTCAGGAAGAGCTGGTTAATTTTCGCGGGCAGGGCATGTCATTAATGGAAATGAGCCACAGGTCCAAAACATTTGATGAAGTATTGAACGAAGCAGCATCGCTGATTCTCGATATTATGGGATTCTCCGATGATTACCAGGTTGTGTTTATGCAGGGCGGCGCCACCGGACAGTTTGCCGCCGTTCCGCTGAATTTATCTGTCGATGGCAGAGTCGGGGAATATGTTGACAGCGGTTCGTGGGCGATAAAAGCCTATAAAGAAGCAGTGCAACTTGGCAAACCTGCTCGGGTTGTCGCATCATCCAAATCCAGTAATCACAACCACATACCTACCGATTTTAAAGCAGGTTCGGATGCCGCATATTTGCATATCTGCTCCAACAACACCATTTTCGGCACCCAGTTCCAAGATTATCCGGATACGGGTGATGTGCCGTTGATTGCCGATATGTCATCCGATTTATATTGCCGCAGGTTCGATCCCAAAAAATTTGCCCTGATTTATGCAGGTGCACAAAAAAATGCAGGTCCTGCAGGTGTTACCATTACGATTATCCGCAAAGATTTACTGGATCGTTGCCCGTCAAATATCCCCACGGTTTTCAATTACAAAACCATCGCCGAAGGCAATTCCATGTATAATACGCCGCCGACTTTCCCGATTTATGTGGTCGGTTTGGTGATGAAATGGATCAAAAGCCAGGGTGGCATCGATAAAATTGAAAGCGCCAATCGCAAAAAAGCCGGTTTGTTATACGATGCACTGGATGCCGGTGATTTTTACAAACCGCATGCACAGAAAAACAGCCGCTCGCTGATGAACATAACCTGGCGGTTGCCAAACGAAGACCTCGAGAAAAAATTTGTTGCGGAAGCAACCGCGCAACACATGTCCGGACTCAAAGGGCATCGCTCAGTCGGAGGAATTCGTGCATCAATTTACAACGCAATGCCCACAGAAGGCGTGCAAACGCTCGTTGCATTTATGAAAGAATTTGAACGCACCAACGGATAA
- a CDS encoding cob(I)yrinic acid a,c-diamide adenosyltransferase — MVRITRVYTKTGDEGMTSLAGGQRVEKTAPRIVAYGTIDELNAHLGLVAEGLRDATGDLAIIREKVLRIQNELFDLGSQLAVLPEDRRENTPVIHDPDVRRLETEMDEMNTDLPSLKSFILPGGGEVSARIHVARTVCRRAERELYHVLQAEPLDGTELPYLNRLSDWLFVAGRYVAAKSGVEETLWKPGKR, encoded by the coding sequence ATGGTCAGGATTACCCGTGTATATACCAAAACCGGCGATGAAGGAATGACAAGTTTGGCCGGCGGTCAACGCGTTGAAAAAACCGCGCCGAGAATTGTCGCATATGGAACCATTGATGAATTGAATGCTCATCTCGGTTTAGTTGCGGAGGGTTTGCGAGATGCAACCGGCGATTTGGCAATCATCCGCGAAAAGGTGCTCCGGATTCAAAATGAGTTGTTTGATCTGGGTTCACAATTGGCGGTGTTGCCGGAAGACCGCCGGGAAAATACGCCGGTAATTCACGATCCGGACGTCCGGCGCCTCGAAACGGAGATGGATGAAATGAACACCGATCTGCCATCCCTGAAGTCCTTTATTTTGCCGGGTGGAGGAGAGGTTTCCGCCAGAATTCATGTGGCACGAACGGTTTGCCGGAGGGCGGAACGCGAGCTTTATCACGTGTTGCAGGCGGAGCCGCTGGACGGCACAGAACTGCCCTATCTGAACCGTTTGAGCGATTGGTTGTTTGTTGCCGGACGCTATGTTGCGGCAAAATCGGGCGTCGAAGAAACGCTGTGGAAACCCGGAAAGCGCTGA
- a CDS encoding iron-containing alcohol dehydrogenase, whose amino-acid sequence MNLFEFRPTIQVVFGTNALAKLGDLVKSLGGRHVLIVTDAGIVASGITDKALNILHQSNISTNVFEDVNENPTDAQVKAAAAVVQSGGLPDVIIALGGGSSMDCAKGINFLVTNGGQMADYWGFGKATQPMLPSIGIPTTAGTGSEAQSFALISRATDHRKMACGDLKARFHTVILDPLLLATLPKPVAAVTVMDAFSHAVESFVSTKRTAFSQMFAKEAFRFIDEHAEYFLNSPSQITAASAMLMGAHLAGMSIENSMLGAAHALANPLTATYGITHGTAVGIMLPHVVRFNASEVAPLYGELILHSSVKSDAVTYLTNRIHQLQEWGDLPGSLNQCNVPETDLPVLAKLAAEQWTGRFNPRSVDEQTLLDLYRQAW is encoded by the coding sequence ATGAATTTATTTGAATTTCGACCCACAATACAGGTTGTTTTTGGAACTAACGCGCTGGCAAAACTGGGCGATTTGGTAAAATCGCTCGGTGGCCGGCATGTGCTGATCGTTACGGATGCGGGAATTGTCGCATCCGGAATTACCGATAAAGCATTGAATATATTGCACCAATCAAATATCTCCACGAATGTGTTTGAGGATGTTAACGAAAACCCAACCGATGCACAGGTGAAAGCCGCCGCAGCTGTTGTTCAATCCGGCGGATTGCCGGATGTCATCATCGCACTTGGTGGCGGCAGTTCGATGGACTGTGCCAAAGGCATCAATTTTTTGGTGACGAACGGCGGTCAAATGGCAGATTATTGGGGATTTGGCAAAGCTACCCAGCCAATGTTGCCGTCAATCGGCATCCCGACAACCGCGGGAACCGGAAGCGAAGCGCAATCTTTTGCGCTGATTTCCCGCGCAACCGATCATCGGAAAATGGCTTGCGGCGATCTGAAAGCGCGTTTTCACACGGTTATTTTAGATCCGCTGCTGCTGGCGACGCTGCCAAAACCGGTTGCCGCCGTAACGGTAATGGATGCATTTTCTCATGCTGTGGAAAGCTTTGTGAGCACCAAACGAACCGCTTTTTCCCAAATGTTCGCCAAAGAAGCCTTTCGTTTTATCGACGAACATGCGGAATATTTTTTGAATTCTCCATCCCAAATTACAGCCGCAAGCGCCATGCTGATGGGTGCGCATCTCGCCGGTATGTCTATTGAAAACAGTATGTTGGGTGCTGCTCATGCATTGGCAAATCCGCTAACGGCAACCTACGGCATCACTCACGGCACAGCGGTTGGCATTATGCTGCCGCATGTTGTTCGCTTTAACGCGAGCGAGGTTGCGCCGCTGTATGGGGAACTGATTTTGCACTCCTCGGTAAAATCTGATGCGGTAACATATCTGACAAACCGCATTCATCAATTGCAAGAATGGGGAGATTTACCCGGATCGCTAAATCAGTGCAACGTGCCCGAAACCGATTTGCCGGTGCTCGCAAAACTGGCGGCGGAACAGTGGACCGGACGTTTCAATCCGCGTTCCGTTGATGAACAAACGCTGCTCGATTTATACCGGCAAGCCTGGTAA
- a CDS encoding site-2 protease family protein, with product MNFIIIGLILGCLIFVHELGHFLAARWTGIPVARFSVGFGKAIWKTRLGETEFRLAMLPIGGYVLPKLSNGQLHPQAPVCRRMVFTIGGPLANVLICIPLFALLNLLSGESGFFALMISPWLQTFSTMMGMFQMLPTLFSNPESLTSVIGIFTEGSQALSGGWNAFLSISIILSINFAVLNLLPVPPLDGGKLLLYALEPLHPVMTRLSLPLHLAGWIAILGLMIYAVMLDIHRYFGGS from the coding sequence ATGAATTTTATCATTATTGGACTGATTCTCGGCTGTTTAATTTTCGTTCACGAACTCGGGCATTTTTTGGCTGCGCGATGGACGGGCATTCCGGTTGCCCGGTTTTCAGTCGGATTTGGCAAAGCTATTTGGAAAACCCGGCTTGGTGAAACCGAATTCCGGCTGGCGATGCTGCCCATCGGCGGTTATGTGTTGCCGAAGCTGAGCAACGGACAATTGCATCCGCAAGCGCCGGTGTGTCGGCGAATGGTGTTCACAATCGGCGGACCGCTGGCGAATGTGTTGATTTGCATTCCTCTGTTTGCGCTGCTCAACTTGCTCTCCGGCGAATCCGGTTTTTTTGCGCTGATGATTTCGCCGTGGCTGCAAACGTTCAGCACGATGATGGGCATGTTTCAAATGCTGCCCACCCTTTTTTCCAACCCGGAATCGCTGACCAGCGTCATCGGAATTTTTACAGAAGGCAGTCAGGCGCTTTCCGGCGGCTGGAACGCGTTTTTGAGCATCAGCATCATTTTGAGCATCAATTTTGCAGTGCTCAACTTGCTGCCCGTTCCGCCGCTGGACGGCGGTAAATTGTTGCTGTATGCGCTGGAACCGCTGCATCCGGTGATGACACGGCTATCGCTGCCGCTGCATCTCGCCGGGTGGATTGCCATTCTCGGTTTGATGATTTATGCGGTGATGCTCGATATTCATCGATATTTTGGTGGCTCATGA
- a CDS encoding SDR family oxidoreductase, whose product MDRKPNILITGAAGYIGSIVCEQIADSRDEFGTVVGLDLREPSADRKFSEINYIADDIRSKKIGDYLRKHQIDVVVHLAAIVSPAKSMSREFLHDVEVNGTGNLLDACVAANVRQFIVTSSGAAYGYHPDNPDWLDETAPLRGNPEFAYSDHKRQIEEMLAEFRAKHPQLRQLIFRPGTILGANVNNQITDLFKKPVVLGLRGADSPFVFIWDEDVAAVILDGIRNGKSGIFNLAGDGTLSMPEIAKILGKPYVSLPVSLVKSVLLALKILNLTQYGPEQVNFIRYRPVLDNQHLKSEFGYIPQKTSREVFEYFLANR is encoded by the coding sequence ATGGATAGAAAACCCAACATTTTAATCACCGGCGCGGCCGGTTACATCGGCAGTATCGTTTGCGAACAAATCGCTGACAGCCGGGACGAATTCGGCACGGTTGTCGGGCTGGATTTACGGGAACCTTCTGCGGATCGTAAGTTTAGCGAAATCAACTACATCGCGGATGATATTCGTTCGAAAAAAATTGGCGATTATCTGCGCAAACATCAAATTGACGTGGTAGTGCATCTCGCCGCGATTGTTTCACCAGCGAAATCGATGAGCCGCGAATTTCTGCACGATGTGGAAGTGAACGGCACGGGCAACCTGCTCGATGCCTGCGTTGCGGCGAATGTGCGCCAGTTTATCGTCACCAGCAGCGGGGCGGCATATGGCTATCACCCGGACAATCCCGATTGGCTGGATGAAACCGCGCCATTGCGCGGCAATCCGGAATTTGCCTATTCCGATCACAAACGGCAAATCGAGGAAATGCTCGCGGAATTCCGCGCCAAACACCCGCAACTGCGGCAACTGATTTTTCGCCCGGGCACGATTTTGGGCGCAAATGTGAACAACCAGATCACCGATTTATTCAAAAAACCGGTAGTTTTGGGGCTGCGCGGCGCAGATTCGCCGTTTGTGTTTATCTGGGATGAAGATGTTGCGGCAGTCATTCTTGATGGCATCCGTAACGGAAAATCCGGCATTTTCAACCTCGCCGGTGACGGCACACTGAGCATGCCGGAGATCGCAAAAATTTTGGGGAAACCGTATGTTTCGCTGCCCGTTTCGTTGGTAAAATCCGTGCTTTTAGCTTTGAAAATATTGAACTTAACCCAATACGGACCGGAACAGGTCAATTTCATCCGCTATCGCCCGGTGCTGGACAATCAGCACCTGAAATCCGAATTCGGCTACATTCCGCAGAAAACCAGCCGGGAAGTTTTCGAATATTTTTTGGCGAATCGATAA
- a CDS encoding RNA polymerase sigma factor, translating to MKSRVQKLVAKAQKGDRSAFGQLVSQYQEKLLYLGYDLMGNWEDARDAAQNSFVKAFEKLPAFEGRAHFSTWLYRIMVNQCRDLQRKNSRARMDYYENDGLELAAENQLASSKTGENVMQKLENTELRFQLEQAMQQLSINQRTAISLRFFHEYSTTEIAEIMTCSENTVRIHMFRGLNKLKEILPKMNIN from the coding sequence ATGAAATCCCGGGTGCAAAAACTGGTCGCAAAAGCCCAAAAAGGTGATCGAAGCGCTTTTGGGCAGCTTGTGAGCCAATATCAGGAAAAATTATTGTATCTGGGTTACGATTTGATGGGGAATTGGGAAGATGCCCGGGACGCTGCTCAAAATTCATTTGTCAAAGCCTTCGAGAAGTTGCCCGCTTTCGAAGGACGGGCGCATTTTTCAACCTGGTTGTACCGGATAATGGTGAACCAATGCCGGGATTTACAACGAAAAAATTCCCGCGCCCGAATGGATTATTACGAAAATGACGGTTTGGAATTAGCCGCCGAAAATCAGTTGGCATCATCCAAAACCGGTGAAAATGTGATGCAAAAACTGGAGAACACCGAACTGCGTTTCCAACTGGAGCAGGCGATGCAGCAGCTGTCCATCAACCAGCGAACAGCAATTTCGCTGCGTTTCTTCCACGAATATTCCACCACAGAAATCGCCGAAATAATGACGTGCAGCGAAAACACGGTCCGCATTCACATGTTTCGCGGATTGAATAAATTGAAAGAAATTTTACCAAAGATGAACATAAATTGA
- a CDS encoding HEAT repeat domain-containing protein gives MASAQTGKMDQRARYLQARKQCMKQDWQSAITVYREILQDDPSGDYADDAQFWLAFSLEKLPEEREAAFDAYQHLREQYPNSNWADDGLLNQVMLAEALARSGNAKYHRFLVEQLGSRYDDVRHQAALALGRLGDPAALPVLRELVAQDAFVEIADKLIKKLEDSTPKNSQLKTLSSDSRATQNFQKISIESEEALSAISQNSGISFETRRYEQYRTMLKTDDSWNFDELIDFGMWHILAPEQFQKYFSLTTRSDREKWLDNYWKSIDPSPATAKNEARDAFEARVRFARSHFYEYWDNLETKYLQDQYIRSGSPHAPWDARGELYIKFGEPDYRSNIAWHTENWQYTRHNLDLMVKQYVTNIYGNAITATTISNRQMQRRFDRQLDKERMEARYIYTPMFDFANDDAWNELNGVKFDESLNGNLVRIEYSLPEKEVRTDAKGNFSYSRTYVLFDDDMQEIRRESASFDQQSTGLSNNRVGEVLTMQLQPGKYKLLLRIEVPHLQKLGKYQFDITVGF, from the coding sequence ATGGCATCAGCGCAAACCGGCAAAATGGATCAGCGTGCCCGGTATCTGCAAGCCCGCAAACAGTGCATGAAACAGGACTGGCAATCGGCAATTACCGTATATCGAGAAATACTGCAAGATGATCCGTCAGGCGATTATGCAGATGATGCTCAGTTCTGGCTGGCGTTCAGCCTGGAAAAATTGCCCGAAGAACGCGAAGCCGCGTTCGATGCGTATCAACATTTGCGCGAACAATATCCCAACAGCAATTGGGCTGATGACGGATTATTAAACCAGGTGATGCTCGCGGAAGCGTTGGCACGGAGCGGAAATGCAAAATATCACCGGTTTTTGGTGGAGCAACTCGGCAGCCGTTACGATGACGTCCGGCATCAGGCTGCGCTGGCGTTGGGGCGATTGGGTGATCCTGCCGCGTTGCCCGTTTTGCGTGAACTTGTCGCACAGGATGCTTTCGTCGAAATCGCAGATAAGCTCATTAAAAAATTGGAAGATAGCACACCAAAAAATAGTCAGTTGAAAACATTGTCTAGCGACAGCCGTGCCACTCAGAATTTCCAAAAAATCTCAATCGAAAGCGAAGAAGCGCTTTCCGCCATTTCACAAAACAGCGGCATTTCGTTCGAAACCCGGCGATACGAGCAGTATCGCACCATGCTGAAAACCGATGACAGTTGGAATTTTGATGAATTAATTGATTTCGGGATGTGGCATATTTTGGCGCCGGAGCAGTTCCAAAAATATTTTAGCCTCACAACCCGTTCCGATCGCGAAAAATGGTTGGATAATTATTGGAAAAGCATCGATCCTTCTCCGGCCACAGCCAAAAATGAAGCGCGTGATGCTTTCGAAGCTCGCGTGCGATTCGCCCGGTCGCATTTTTACGAATATTGGGATAATCTGGAAACCAAATATTTGCAGGATCAATATATTCGCAGCGGATCGCCGCATGCGCCGTGGGATGCCCGGGGCGAGCTGTACATCAAATTTGGTGAGCCGGATTATCGCTCAAACATTGCCTGGCATACCGAAAATTGGCAATATACCCGCCACAATCTGGATTTGATGGTAAAGCAATACGTTACAAATATTTACGGCAACGCGATAACCGCCACAACCATCTCCAATCGCCAAATGCAGCGCCGTTTTGACCGACAGTTGGACAAAGAGCGAATGGAGGCGCGATACATTTACACACCCATGTTCGATTTTGCCAACGATGACGCGTGGAACGAACTGAATGGGGTTAAATTTGATGAATCGCTGAACGGCAATTTGGTGCGCATCGAATATTCGTTGCCGGAAAAAGAAGTGCGCACAGACGCCAAAGGTAATTTCAGCTATTCGCGTACCTACGTTTTGTTTGATGACGATATGCAGGAAATCCGGCGAGAATCCGCAAGTTTTGATCAACAATCGACCGGTTTATCCAACAACCGGGTTGGCGAAGTGCTGACCATGCAGCTTCAGCCGGGAAAATATAAATTATTGCTGCGGATAGAAGTGCCGCATTTGCAAAAATTGGGCAAATATCAATTTGATATCACGGTAGGTTTTTGA
- a CDS encoding carboxypeptidase regulatory-like domain-containing protein produces the protein MSKILILFVLLNLSGWFVSCDSDRYLSYNFTAESPAKVAQISGTITNLYTGQAVDNAQIIIDNQFAETESNGEYLLNFILGGDESFNRSYNVRITADEYYPLDTTIVVFPNLNQAKYILDYGAPVVVSAELVEPAIARATILDYQGISSVDTVTVLVAFLGAFPNSNKLLWLEYPLIRTQVINEKTARYETVIEYDNGILLFSKMRVIARDNEGFVKNQIFLFDTN, from the coding sequence ATGTCAAAAATTTTGATACTGTTTGTTTTGCTCAACTTAAGTGGATGGTTTGTCAGCTGCGATTCCGATCGATATTTGAGTTATAATTTCACCGCAGAAAGCCCGGCAAAAGTGGCGCAAATTAGCGGAACGATCACCAATTTATACACGGGTCAAGCTGTTGATAATGCTCAAATTATCATCGATAATCAATTCGCTGAAACCGAAAGCAACGGCGAATATTTGTTGAATTTTATTTTAGGCGGCGACGAGTCATTTAACCGATCGTATAACGTCCGGATTACCGCCGATGAATATTATCCGTTGGACACGACAATTGTTGTTTTCCCCAATTTGAATCAAGCCAAATATATTCTGGATTATGGTGCACCTGTTGTGGTTTCTGCAGAACTGGTTGAGCCGGCAATCGCCCGGGCAACAATTTTGGATTATCAGGGTATTTCGTCTGTTGATACGGTGACGGTTTTGGTGGCGTTTTTGGGAGCATTTCCGAATTCGAACAAGCTGTTGTGGCTGGAATATCCATTAATCAGAACGCAGGTAATCAACGAAAAAACAGCACGTTACGAAACCGTCATCGAATATGACAACGGCATATTGCTTTTTTCAAAAATGCGCGTAATTGCCCGCGATAACGAAGGTTTTGTAAAAAACCAGATTTTTCTGTTCGATACAAATTAG
- a CDS encoding SDR family oxidoreductase, with amino-acid sequence MEISGKTVLITGATGGMGRAFCRALGEAGAAIAMLDVDENSLRDFAEELTASGIKTAFASCDIRDAAACQIAIEQLAAHFGGIDILMNNAGITHRSLFSETQIEVLEKVMAVNYFGAVNCTKAALPYLRQSKGTIVVTSSIAGFTPLLGRTGYSASKYALHGFFESLRTELIDDGVKILLVCPGFTATGIENRALSGDGSITKRQWSTTGKIHQPADVANAIINGIRKEKRLLVLSTVGKLAYWIGRLFPKFYEREMRKKLRHEFFPP; translated from the coding sequence ATGGAAATTTCCGGGAAGACAGTGTTGATCACCGGTGCAACGGGCGGAATGGGACGCGCGTTTTGCCGTGCGTTGGGCGAAGCCGGTGCAGCCATCGCGATGCTGGATGTGGATGAAAACTCACTCCGCGATTTTGCCGAAGAATTGACGGCTTCCGGAATTAAAACGGCGTTCGCGAGTTGCGACATTCGCGACGCGGCAGCCTGCCAAATCGCCATCGAGCAGCTGGCCGCGCATTTCGGCGGTATCGATATTTTGATGAACAACGCAGGCATCACCCATCGCAGCCTGTTTTCGGAAACCCAAATTGAAGTGCTCGAAAAAGTGATGGCTGTGAATTATTTCGGCGCAGTCAACTGCACCAAAGCGGCACTCCCCTACCTCAGACAATCCAAAGGAACAATTGTCGTAACCAGCAGTATTGCCGGATTTACACCGTTATTGGGTCGAACCGGTTACAGCGCCAGCAAATACGCGCTGCACGGATTTTTCGAATCGCTGCGTACGGAGCTGATCGATGATGGCGTAAAAATTTTGCTGGTTTGTCCGGGGTTTACCGCAACGGGTATCGAAAACCGGGCGCTTTCCGGCGATGGCAGCATCACAAAACGGCAGTGGTCAACCACCGGAAAAATCCATCAACCGGCGGATGTTGCCAATGCAATAATCAACGGCATTCGCAAAGAAAAACGGCTGCTGGTGCTTTCCACCGTCGGCAAATTGGCGTATTGGATTGGCAGGCTGTTCCCCAAATTTTACGAACGGGAAATGCGCAAAAAACTCCGCCACGAATTTTTTCCACCGTAA
- a CDS encoding NAD(P)-binding domain-containing protein, with translation MNKTGSAEQKICIVGAGSSGIVAVKYFKANGLKFDCFEKGSDIGGNWRYNNDNGLSSAYRSLHIISSKWNMQYSDFPMPEDFPDYGHHSDVLRYFESYIAHFELRQHITFNTEVVKIAPAANRKWDVTLSSGETRRYDAVVIANGHHWQPQIPDFPGNFNGQTLHSHHYKTADGFENKRVLIVGIGNSACDIAIDLCRIAKSVHLSTRRSAHIVPKYLLGRPTDQWTHPLLERFLPIPLRRQAFRLLTFLTVGNQERYGLPRPKQKMMQEHPTLNQEFLAYVGHGRVKIKPNIRKLQGDFVEFEDNTSEPFDAIIYGTGYQISFPFFDPGLIDVTGNRVHLYRKVIHPDLPNLYFLGLIQPLGAIMPLAEQQSKWIAGLLSGSIYLPPIPVMKKSIEADRRKLEKRYVNSPRHTIQVDFWSYFQEIEREIRKYRRK, from the coding sequence ATGAACAAAACAGGTTCCGCTGAACAAAAAATCTGTATTGTCGGTGCCGGTTCTTCAGGAATTGTAGCCGTCAAATATTTCAAAGCCAACGGGCTTAAATTTGATTGTTTCGAAAAAGGCTCTGATATCGGTGGAAACTGGCGTTACAACAACGACAACGGTCTTTCATCCGCCTACCGCTCACTGCACATCATTTCCAGTAAATGGAACATGCAATATTCAGATTTTCCGATGCCGGAAGATTTTCCGGATTACGGACACCATAGCGACGTGTTACGTTATTTCGAAAGTTACATCGCCCATTTTGAATTGCGACAGCACATCACGTTCAACACAGAAGTTGTGAAAATCGCGCCGGCGGCGAACCGGAAATGGGACGTGACGCTTTCAAGCGGAGAAACCCGGCGATACGATGCGGTGGTGATTGCCAATGGGCACCACTGGCAACCGCAAATCCCGGATTTTCCCGGCAATTTCAACGGACAAACCCTGCATTCTCATCATTACAAAACGGCAGACGGATTCGAGAACAAACGGGTGTTGATTGTCGGCATCGGCAATTCGGCATGCGATATCGCGATAGATTTATGCCGGATTGCCAAATCCGTGCATCTGTCCACCCGGCGCAGCGCCCACATTGTCCCAAAGTATTTGCTCGGTCGCCCGACAGATCAGTGGACCCATCCGCTGCTCGAACGCTTCCTGCCGATTCCGCTGCGGCGACAGGCGTTCCGGCTGCTTACTTTTTTGACTGTCGGAAATCAGGAGCGATACGGCTTGCCGCGTCCGAAGCAGAAAATGATGCAAGAACATCCAACGTTGAACCAGGAATTTTTGGCGTATGTCGGGCACGGACGTGTAAAAATAAAACCAAATATTCGCAAACTTCAGGGTGATTTTGTTGAATTTGAAGACAACACCAGTGAACCGTTCGATGCGATTATTTACGGAACCGGATATCAGATTTCATTCCCATTTTTTGATCCCGGCTTGATCGATGTGACCGGCAATCGCGTTCACCTTTATCGAAAAGTCATTCACCCGGATTTGCCGAATCTGTATTTTTTGGGATTGATTCAGCCATTGGGCGCTATTATGCCGCTGGCGGAACAACAATCCAAATGGATTGCCGGATTGCTCAGTGGCAGCATCTATTTACCGCCAATTCCGGTAATGAAAAAATCCATCGAAGCAGATCGCCGGAAACTGGAAAAACGCTATGTCAATTCTCCGCGCCACACCATTCAGGTTGATTTTTGGTCGTATTTTCAGGAAATCGAGCGGGAAATCAGAAAATATCGCCGAAAATAA